The following proteins are co-located in the Bacteroidales bacterium genome:
- a CDS encoding T9SS type A sorting domain-containing protein, with amino-acid sequence MTPPGSVSVADQAKLISYLQNGGSLYLESVNIAKDYASSSLNGYLGLTFMHDGNDNEVNVLYGNNQPLTEQLEMNYHGGTNAHYNVDRMNTFSGEMLFTCDGDFGRMVINEGENFKVVSSSVIMGAMANGYGLNLKPYLIGEMVNYFLGYDPTTGFNDLSLANHTISNFPNPFSSTTTIHFSVDEPGNVTVELFDAWSRKIKTLKQAFLIPGDYTVVWNATDESGNLVNSGIYYSKMAIGNTVKTNKMILVR; translated from the coding sequence GTGACTCCTCCCGGTTCTGTAAGTGTAGCAGACCAGGCAAAACTCATAAGTTATCTTCAAAATGGCGGTAGTTTATACCTCGAGAGCGTAAACATTGCGAAAGATTACGCAAGCAGCAGCCTTAATGGTTATCTGGGTTTGACGTTTATGCATGACGGAAACGACAACGAAGTCAATGTGCTTTACGGAAACAATCAACCATTAACCGAACAACTGGAAATGAATTACCATGGGGGCACAAATGCTCATTACAATGTTGACCGGATGAATACCTTCTCGGGTGAAATGCTCTTCACCTGCGATGGTGACTTCGGTAGAATGGTAATAAATGAAGGGGAGAATTTCAAGGTTGTTTCCTCATCGGTCATCATGGGTGCAATGGCTAACGGCTATGGACTTAATCTCAAACCTTACCTGATAGGTGAAATGGTGAATTATTTCCTGGGCTATGATCCAACAACGGGATTTAACGACCTTTCTTTAGCAAACCATACAATCAGCAATTTCCCCAACCCCTTTTCCTCAACCACAACCATTCATTTTTCTGTTGATGAACCCGGAAATGTCACTGTTGAACTATTTGATGCTTGGAGTCGTAAGATTAAAACGCTGAAACAAGCTTTTTTGATTCCGGGCGATTACACCGTTGTTTGGAACGCCACTGATGAATCGGGGAATCTGGTCAACAGTGGGATTTATTATTCCAAAATGGCCATTGGAAATACCGTCAAAACAAATAAGATGATTTTAGTCAGATAG
- a CDS encoding T9SS type A sorting domain-containing protein yields the protein MKKNLLVLLLAGALFALIPAHVSGQTLNTPKGNKTQMHQETPDDPYLPNAHLNKKTGPAYKVRNSGFFSTQVNVDEFGQNIYDDAANEPSIGIDPTDPQRMVIGWRQFDNINSNFRQAGHAYTTDGGETWTFPGVINPGIFRSDPVLDTDAEGTFYYNSLSVDNQNNYWCDVFKNGEGGFEWDEGTYAQGGDKQWMVIDKSGGMGDGHIYSFWTSNWSICYPQAFTRSIDEGASYEDCVEVPGDPYWGTMAVGPDGELYVVGAGQFGSLTVTKSTMAQNPAFPVSWNFTTQAYVDGELNGWTNVNPAGLMGQANICVDQSDGPGRGYVYVLASVDRLSTNDPGDVMFARSTNGGSTWDPPVRINNDLGNNKVQWFGTMSVAPNGRIDVVWLDTRNGGSGSVMSALYYSFSLDQGETWSDNEQLSEPFDPHVGWPNQEKMGDYFDMKSDEESAHLAWCGTFNGEQDVYYARITPVITSVHQKPQSVNTPAISCLPNPFTGSATISYYIPETGHVDVSIFDMYGKKINTLVNGHQQGGTHTVSLTGDQLTGGIYICRITAGGITKTCTVVHIK from the coding sequence ATGAAAAAAAATTTGTTGGTTCTTTTATTAGCCGGCGCTTTATTTGCCCTGATCCCGGCACATGTTTCGGGACAAACATTAAACACTCCAAAAGGTAACAAAACCCAAATGCATCAGGAAACGCCTGACGATCCTTACCTTCCGAACGCTCACTTAAACAAGAAAACCGGGCCGGCCTATAAAGTGCGCAACAGTGGATTCTTTTCTACCCAGGTAAACGTGGACGAATTTGGTCAGAATATTTACGATGATGCGGCAAACGAACCGTCCATTGGCATCGATCCTACTGATCCTCAGCGAATGGTGATCGGCTGGCGGCAGTTTGATAACATCAACAGCAATTTCCGGCAGGCGGGCCATGCCTACACCACTGATGGCGGTGAAACCTGGACTTTTCCGGGGGTGATCAATCCCGGTATTTTTCGTTCTGATCCAGTGCTTGACACCGATGCGGAAGGAACTTTTTATTACAACAGCCTGTCGGTTGACAACCAAAACAACTACTGGTGCGATGTTTTTAAAAACGGAGAAGGAGGATTTGAGTGGGATGAAGGCACCTATGCCCAGGGAGGCGACAAGCAATGGATGGTGATCGACAAGAGTGGCGGAATGGGAGACGGGCACATTTACTCTTTCTGGACTTCAAACTGGAGCATATGTTACCCACAAGCGTTTACCCGATCCATTGATGAAGGCGCCAGTTATGAAGACTGCGTTGAGGTACCCGGCGATCCTTACTGGGGAACAATGGCCGTTGGTCCTGACGGTGAGTTGTATGTTGTCGGCGCCGGGCAATTCGGAAGCCTGACTGTCACCAAATCCACAATGGCGCAAAACCCGGCATTTCCGGTTTCCTGGAATTTTACGACCCAGGCCTATGTGGATGGTGAGCTGAATGGGTGGACCAACGTAAATCCAGCCGGATTGATGGGACAGGCCAACATCTGTGTTGACCAGTCGGACGGTCCCGGAAGGGGTTATGTGTATGTGCTTGCCTCAGTTGACCGGCTTTCGACCAACGACCCCGGAGATGTAATGTTTGCAAGGAGTACCAATGGCGGCTCCACCTGGGACCCACCCGTGAGGATCAACAATGATTTGGGAAACAATAAAGTTCAATGGTTTGGAACCATGTCGGTAGCGCCAAATGGTCGTATTGACGTTGTTTGGCTTGACACCAGAAACGGCGGATCCGGATCGGTCATGTCGGCACTCTATTATTCTTTTTCACTTGACCAGGGCGAGACCTGGTCGGACAACGAACAATTGTCCGAGCCTTTCGATCCACATGTAGGATGGCCAAACCAGGAAAAAATGGGTGATTATTTTGACATGAAATCAGATGAAGAGAGTGCTCACCTGGCTTGGTGTGGAACCTTCAACGGCGAGCAGGACGTTTACTACGCACGCATCACGCCGGTCATCACTTCAGTTCACCAAAAACCCCAGTCGGTCAATACGCCGGCCATTTCGTGCCTGCCCAATCCATTTACCGGCAGTGCAACAATCAGTTATTACATTCCGGAAACCGGCCATGTGGATGTTTCGATCTTTGATATGTACGGAAAAAAAATTAACACACTGGTTAACGGCCATCAACAAGGAGGAACCCACACCGTTTCGCTCACCGGCGACCAACTGACCGGAGGAATTTACATCTGTAGAATTACAGCCGGGGGAATAACCAAGACTTGCACTGTTGTTCACATAAAATAG
- a CDS encoding ester cyclase, whose protein sequence is MSKFDNKAVIRRYIEEIENTGDVSNIREFISEDYVEVFEGERYKIGLKGAIDHILGVRRVYPDLKLTIENQVSEGEWVVTSYSVTGTFKEEWFGMKPTGKSITFTGVNVDRIKNGKIIEHGGAANLLEPLMKAGVIIKKE, encoded by the coding sequence ATGAGCAAATTTGATAACAAAGCGGTTATTCGCCGATACATCGAAGAGATAGAAAATACCGGAGATGTATCTAACATCCGGGAATTCATCTCAGAGGACTATGTGGAAGTTTTTGAGGGGGAGCGCTATAAGATCGGATTAAAAGGAGCAATAGATCACATTCTCGGTGTAAGACGGGTCTATCCCGATTTGAAACTGACGATCGAAAACCAGGTTTCCGAAGGTGAATGGGTTGTAACAAGCTACTCGGTTACTGGCACATTTAAAGAAGAATGGTTTGGTATGAAACCAACAGGAAAGTCAATTACCTTTACAGGAGTAAATGTTGATCGTATCAAGAATGGTAAAATTATTGAACACGGAGGTGCTGCCAACCTGTTGGAGCCATTAATGAAAGCAGGAGTAATAATTAAAAAAGAATGA
- a CDS encoding DEAD/DEAH box helicase family protein, with the protein MKNEAHARIKINQLLTKAGWRFFDNEDGKANILLENHVKITQHEIDAWGNDYEKTKSGSLDFLLLDSDNNPVCVLEAKKESLHPLVAKEQARKYAKTAGARYAILSNGIVHYFWDVTKGNPKPIYKFPSPEEIGAIKNWNPDRNSLVSEIVTGDYIVKIQMPDYAERPDWKGSVDASKDFIWSNGLRFLRHYQLKAIQALQDAVAEGKDRFLFEMATGTGKTLTSAAVIRLFLRTQNARRVLFLVDRLELEDQAWKAFTEYLKPDYSTFIFKEHKSDWRKADILVTTIQSLMHNDKYRYDFSPTDFDLLISDEAHRSISGNARAVFEYFHGYKLGLTATPKDYLKGVDPEKVKENDPREIERRMLRDTYTTFGCEGGDPTYRYSLLDGVKDGYLINPKVLDARTEITTQLLSDKGYAVVVPTEEGEETETFISRDFEKKFFSEKTNSIFCQTFLENALRDPITKEIGKTIIFAVSQNHARKLTEMLNEFAGQLFPGKYHSDFAMQVTSQVAEAQQMTINFTNNNLSGKTTWLEGYKSCKTRVCVTVGMMTTGYDCPDLMNICMMRPIFSPADFVQIKGRGTRKNTFEFKFKNELNDEEIIRHDKKVFYLFDFFANCEYFEEKFDYDEKLKLPLPKKGTGVGSDGGVDIDKYTSFRPDPLLTVNEKEIGYEGMRVDRELFKKFEDRIVMDDIIKMNVELGNWEHVVSHIQQEIFDKPEEYFNLEKIRKAAKIDRKVSIREIVEKIFGIIPKFKSKDELLEEEFDKFISIYPPEEDVNLRALKYFFKAYIVDQDIRKIIETKDFHALQTHPTLTISQFRAVAAKYREVIPVYIKDYINLDKFAA; encoded by the coding sequence ATGAAAAATGAAGCTCATGCAAGGATTAAAATCAACCAATTGCTGACAAAAGCGGGATGGAGATTCTTTGACAATGAGGACGGCAAAGCCAATATTTTACTCGAAAACCATGTGAAAATCACGCAACATGAAATTGACGCCTGGGGCAATGATTATGAAAAAACAAAATCCGGCTCTTTAGATTTCCTTCTCCTTGACAGCGACAACAATCCCGTTTGTGTGCTTGAAGCAAAAAAGGAGAGCCTTCATCCTCTGGTTGCCAAAGAACAAGCCCGAAAGTACGCTAAAACGGCTGGTGCGAGATATGCGATTTTGTCAAATGGCATTGTTCATTATTTCTGGGACGTAACCAAGGGCAACCCAAAACCTATTTACAAATTTCCTTCACCCGAAGAAATTGGAGCAATCAAAAACTGGAATCCTGACAGAAATTCCTTAGTCAGCGAAATAGTAACGGGTGACTACATCGTCAAGATACAAATGCCTGACTATGCAGAAAGGCCAGATTGGAAAGGCAGTGTAGATGCCAGCAAAGATTTTATCTGGTCAAATGGACTTAGATTTTTAAGACATTATCAGTTAAAAGCAATTCAGGCATTACAAGATGCTGTAGCAGAAGGAAAAGACAGATTTCTTTTTGAAATGGCAACAGGAACCGGAAAAACCCTGACTTCTGCGGCTGTAATCAGATTGTTTTTGAGAACCCAAAACGCAAGGCGGGTTTTGTTTCTGGTTGATCGCCTGGAACTGGAAGACCAGGCCTGGAAAGCTTTTACCGAATACCTGAAACCCGATTACAGCACATTCATTTTCAAAGAACACAAAAGCGACTGGCGAAAAGCGGACATCCTGGTAACAACCATTCAATCGCTGATGCACAACGACAAGTACCGGTATGATTTTTCGCCAACCGATTTTGACCTGTTAATATCTGATGAAGCCCACCGCTCGATTTCAGGAAATGCCCGTGCAGTGTTTGAGTATTTCCACGGCTACAAATTAGGTTTAACTGCTACCCCCAAAGACTATCTGAAAGGTGTTGATCCTGAAAAGGTAAAAGAGAACGACCCGAGGGAAATCGAACGCCGGATGTTGCGCGATACCTACACAACTTTCGGCTGTGAAGGCGGCGATCCAACTTACCGCTATTCATTGCTGGATGGAGTGAAGGATGGTTACCTGATCAATCCAAAGGTATTGGATGCCCGCACAGAAATTACCACCCAATTGCTTTCTGACAAAGGTTATGCAGTTGTTGTTCCAACCGAAGAAGGCGAAGAAACAGAAACCTTTATTTCACGTGATTTTGAAAAGAAATTCTTCTCCGAAAAGACCAACAGCATTTTCTGCCAGACATTTTTGGAAAATGCCTTGCGCGATCCGATAACAAAAGAAATCGGCAAAACCATCATTTTCGCTGTAAGCCAGAACCATGCGCGCAAACTGACCGAAATGCTGAATGAATTTGCCGGGCAGCTTTTTCCCGGGAAATACCATTCCGATTTTGCCATGCAGGTAACGTCTCAGGTAGCTGAAGCCCAACAAATGACCATCAACTTTACCAACAACAATCTGAGCGGAAAAACTACCTGGCTCGAAGGCTACAAGTCATGTAAAACAAGGGTTTGCGTTACCGTTGGGATGATGACAACCGGCTATGACTGCCCCGACCTGATGAACATCTGCATGATGCGACCCATTTTCAGTCCCGCCGATTTTGTGCAGATCAAAGGAAGGGGAACCCGCAAAAACACCTTTGAATTCAAGTTCAAAAACGAGCTGAACGACGAAGAAATCATCAGGCACGACAAGAAGGTGTTCTACCTGTTCGACTTTTTTGCCAACTGCGAATATTTCGAGGAGAAGTTCGACTATGATGAGAAACTGAAATTGCCGCTCCCGAAAAAAGGTACAGGCGTTGGTAGCGACGGCGGGGTTGACATTGATAAATACACCAGCTTTCGTCCCGACCCGCTATTAACCGTTAACGAAAAGGAAATTGGCTATGAAGGGATGCGGGTTGATCGCGAGCTGTTCAAAAAGTTTGAAGACCGCATTGTGATGGACGACATCATTAAAATGAATGTAGAGCTCGGCAACTGGGAACACGTTGTAAGTCACATACAACAGGAAATTTTCGACAAGCCCGAAGAATACTTTAACCTCGAAAAAATCAGGAAAGCCGCCAAAATTGACCGCAAAGTTTCTATCCGTGAAATCGTGGAGAAAATATTTGGCATCATTCCCAAATTCAAGTCAAAAGACGAATTGCTGGAGGAAGAGTTTGACAAGTTCATCTCTATCTATCCGCCGGAGGAAGATGTCAACCTCCGGGCGTTGAAGTACTTTTTCAAGGCGTACATAGTTGACCAGGACATCAGAAAGATTATTGAGACCAAAGATTTCCATGCTTTACAAACCCACCCAACGCTCACCATTTCACAATTCAGGGCGGTAGCGGCAAAATACAGGGAAGTGATTCCTGTTTACATCAAAGATTACATTAACCTTGATAAATTTGCCGCCTGA
- a CDS encoding DUF4062 domain-containing protein encodes MSERKYKVFISSVQNEFESERAALEQFFSSDVLLQLFFETFLFERISATSQPPESVFLGEVQKADLYIGLLGKKYGFEDKDGVSPTEKEYEAAKKKEIPRWIYILKTPEKRDEKEERFIEKVSSEVSWKFFSDIESLRKEVYHTCIEFLKQKGKIENSDFDSSLHPYATLDDISDNLLQEFIVLAREKRNFPEKPNTPKADVLKRLNLTRNGKVVNSALLLFSANPQQFFPSATVKCAHFHGTLVQKPIPDYKEFGGTVWDMADSAVDFILSKINVSTGTRDHSNLVETQYEIPRVALAEAVINAIAHRDYYSKGSVQISVFTDRIEIENPGRLPDEITIEDLKKVHSSYPHNSLLANCLFHTGAIERFGTGTNEMVDKITERGLAEPVFVSRNTFKVVLWRKLFAYGLKNKVREQDREQDREQDGIQDREQVAEQILQLIRQIQGEMSASELMDLLSLKGRRNFTEYYLQPSIMQGYIEMSDPDKPTIKTQTYHLTTDGLKLKEAMKAAPPTQETSQATEQVTDQVAEQVAEQVTEQVAEQVTRLIMQLDDEMSIKEILNVLGLKHRPTLIYGYLNPSLNSGLAEMTQPHSPKSPTQKYRLTPKGKLLQQQLRKKQHVRHPDQKKN; translated from the coding sequence ATGAGTGAAAGGAAATACAAGGTTTTTATCAGCAGTGTTCAAAATGAGTTTGAATCGGAGCGGGCTGCACTGGAGCAATTCTTTTCATCGGATGTTTTACTGCAATTATTTTTCGAAACCTTTCTTTTTGAGCGGATTTCTGCCACAAGTCAGCCGCCGGAAAGCGTCTTCCTGGGGGAGGTGCAGAAAGCCGATCTCTATATTGGCCTGTTGGGAAAAAAGTACGGATTTGAAGACAAGGATGGGGTTTCTCCCACCGAAAAAGAGTATGAAGCAGCTAAGAAAAAAGAAATTCCACGCTGGATTTACATTTTAAAAACACCGGAAAAAAGGGATGAAAAGGAAGAGCGGTTCATTGAGAAAGTGAGCAGCGAAGTTTCGTGGAAGTTCTTCTCCGACATCGAAAGCCTCCGAAAGGAGGTGTATCACACCTGTATTGAGTTTTTGAAACAGAAGGGAAAAATCGAAAACAGTGATTTCGACAGCTCGCTTCATCCTTATGCCACACTTGACGACATTAGCGACAACCTTTTGCAGGAATTCATTGTTTTGGCGCGCGAAAAACGAAACTTTCCCGAAAAACCCAACACCCCCAAAGCTGATGTTTTAAAACGGCTGAACCTGACCCGCAACGGAAAAGTGGTAAACAGTGCATTGCTGCTCTTTTCAGCTAATCCGCAGCAGTTTTTTCCGTCGGCAACCGTAAAATGTGCACACTTTCACGGAACACTTGTTCAAAAACCAATACCCGATTACAAGGAATTCGGAGGCACCGTCTGGGATATGGCCGATAGTGCTGTGGACTTCATTCTCTCCAAAATCAATGTCTCAACCGGAACGCGCGACCATTCCAACCTGGTCGAAACGCAGTATGAAATTCCCAGGGTGGCCTTAGCAGAAGCAGTAATCAATGCCATTGCTCACCGTGACTATTACAGCAAGGGCAGTGTACAGATTTCGGTATTCACCGACCGCATTGAAATTGAAAACCCGGGACGCCTGCCCGACGAAATAACCATTGAAGACCTTAAAAAGGTACATTCATCCTATCCGCACAATTCTCTTCTGGCAAATTGCCTTTTTCACACCGGCGCCATCGAGCGTTTCGGCACCGGCACCAACGAGATGGTTGATAAGATTACTGAGAGGGGACTGGCAGAACCTGTATTTGTATCGAGAAATACCTTTAAGGTTGTTCTTTGGCGAAAACTTTTTGCTTATGGGCTAAAGAATAAAGTTAGGGAACAAGATAGGGAACAAGATAGGGAACAAGATGGGATACAAGATAGGGAACAAGTAGCAGAACAAATTTTACAGTTGATCCGGCAGATTCAGGGCGAAATGTCAGCCTCCGAATTGATGGATTTACTGAGCCTGAAAGGCAGAAGGAATTTTACGGAATACTATTTGCAACCATCTATAATGCAGGGTTATATAGAAATGAGCGATCCTGATAAACCTACAATAAAAACACAAACCTACCACCTGACAACCGACGGTTTGAAGCTTAAAGAAGCCATGAAAGCAGCGCCACCCACGCAGGAAACATCGCAAGCTACCGAACAAGTAACCGACCAGGTAGCCGAACAAGTAGCCGAACAAGTAACCGAACAAGTAGCCGAACAAGTGACCCGTTTAATAATGCAGTTGGATGATGAAATGAGTATTAAAGAAATATTGAATGTGTTGGGATTAAAACATCGGCCTACCTTAATTTATGGTTATCTAAACCCTTCATTGAATTCAGGTTTGGCAGAAATGACCCAACCTCATTCACCCAAAAGCCC